From the Paenibacillus tianjinensis genome, the window TGGGTCCAGCTCATGGATTAACCGTAAGCCCTCCTGGCCGTTACTGCAGGTCCCGCATATCTCGAAGCCAAGCTCCCGCCAGTCAATCCATAGCAGCAAACCTTCGAGAGCACTCGGCTCATCATCAATTAACAGCACTTTATAAGTCATAGCACTCCCCCGCCTCCCATGGGATGAGTCTTCTCCAGCAGCTTCAGCGGGATGCCGAACGAAACTGCAGTTCCCTCACCCGGTACGCTGATAATTTCAAAAGTCACCTGATCGGCATAATACAGCTCCAATCTGCGGTACACATTGCGCATCCCGATATTCAAGCCGGACGAATCCTCGGTGCGGATATTATGCAGCAAATCCTTGAGCTGCGCAGCTTCGATTCCTTTTCCGTTGTCCGAAACCGTAATTTGCAGGCGGTCCTCTAGGGCCGCTGCCCTTACCTTGATGATGCCCAGCCCTTCTATCGTCTGCAGGCCATGCTTACAGGAATTCTCCACGAGCGGCTGCATGCTGAGCTTCGGAATTTTATACTCCAGTGCCTGCTCCTCGATCTCAAACTGATAGTCGAATTTATCACGGAACCTGAATTTCTCAATCTTCAGATACATCTCGATAAACTGCATTTCCTCCTGCAGTGACACCAGGTCCTCCTTCCACCGGAGCAGCCTGCGCAGCAGCTTGGAGAGGCTTTTGATAATATCCGTCACATCGTCATATTTATTTTTGGTGCAGACCACAAGGATCGCGTTCAGCGTATTGAACAGGAAATGAGGATTCATCTGGCTTTGCAGAAAGTTCAGCTCTGCCCTGACCCGTTCCATCTCAAGGTTTTTACTCTGAATTTCCAGCTTATACACATCATTAATCAACGAATTGATCCGCGAGGTCATCCTGTTGAAATTATGAATCAGGCCGCCGATTTCATCGCGTCCCTCGTCAATCCGGATCAGCTCAAACTTCTCGTTGGTTACCTTCTGCATGTGTCTCGAGAGCCGCTTCACCCGGTAATTGTAGGATCTCAGCATCACATAAATAAAAGCAGAGGTCAGCAGCGTGACCGTGGTCGCCAGCACAGCTGCATACAGCCGGATATCCAGAATTGCCTGCGTGATCCGTTCCCCCTGCGTAATTCCGATAATACGCCAGCCCCTGAGATAGTTGGCCGAACCTAGCGGCAGCACATGAAGCTCCTGCTGATTATTTTCCTGCTGCTTAAACAGAGGATACGGCTCATCTGTCACCAGCTGGTAACCGCTGTCTTCAGACATGACAATCTGATCCTGTTCATTGACCAGATAGAGGCTGAGGTAATCTTTTTCTCTGATAATGACGTTATAAACCTCGCTAAGATCCAGATCGATCTTCAGCAACTTTCCATATTTGGTAAAGGATCTGTAATTATCCATCCATCCGATAACACTAAGTGTAGGGGTCGAAGACGAGGTATTGTCGTTCTCACTTGTCCTGTATGCGGTAACAACAACCCTGTTGCTGGAGGACTCCGCCTGTTGATACCATTCACTTGTCAATACCTTCTGGTCCATGATATGGTAGTTGCCCCCGGAAACAATGGAGCGGTTATTTGTAAACACGTTGATCCGCTCAATCTGGTTGTTTACCGGCATATAGCTGTTCAACCGGTCCCGCAGCTGTTCATCAAAAGCACCATAAAAATCAATAAGGTCCTTATAGTTCCGGTCCAGCATTTCATACAGGTTCTTATCCGTAGACAATGTGTAGTTGACGGCAACCCCGCCTTCGATAAAATCATGAATATCCTTTCTCGCCCGCTCCAGGGAGATCTCCAGATTCTGCTGCTCCCTTGATTTGATAAGATCAGTAATCCGTTCCAGAAACACGAGGTTGATAACCATAATAGGCAGAAGCACACCAACGATATAGATCAGGATAAATTTAGAATTCAGCGGAATATCGTTGACAATATTGGTGAAACGGAATCTTTTTTTTTGCATGGCCTGTGCACCTGTCCTTCTTAGCGCTGCTTACAGTTATTCGAATTTTTGTATACCGAAGGCAGGACGCCCACGATCCTCTTGAACTTATCGATAAAATAATCCGTATTGCTGAATCCGACCTGTGCTGCAACATCAGAGATTTTCAGCTCCGTACGCTTCAGCAGGCCTTTAGCGGCTTCAATCCGCTTATGGTTCAAATATTCACAGAAGCTGCGGCCGGTCTCTTTGCGGAACACCTGCCCCAAATAGGCAGAATTCATATGAAATTGCCGGGCCAGCTCTTGAAGCTGCAATTTATTGCGGAATTCAAGGTCCACGTACTGGATAACATTATAGATCGTGTTCCCTTCGTTAGCCTCCTGCAGCTCAGCCAAATAGACAGCCGCCCGTCTGCACAGCCCGCTTACATAACTGCCCAGCCTGAAATAATCGCCCAGCTCGCCCAGGTTTCCGAACTCCTCGTGATGCTGGTTCATCATTCCGGCGGTTTCGCCATTACGTTCAGTGATCAGCCGGCATAAAGTCATTTCCAGATGGGCAATCCCTGCCTGGACAGCTTCCACCGAAAATAAATGCTGCGTGTAGAACATGAAGATATCCCTCACACATGGCTCAATCGCCTGAATATCGCCTGCCTTTACTTTTTCCAGCAGCTCTGTGAAGGTTTCCTGGTCGATACTCAACTCTTTAGAGGAGTTCCTGAAGTCGCTATTAAAAAAAACACCACCCTTTTCTCTGCGGTACTTCAGCTTCCACATTTCCAGCGTCTGCAAATAAATATCCTTTAGGGAAAGGGCGCCAGACATTCTTTCGCTGACCATAACGGCTACCGGCTCCTGTAGCTGCTCTGCCAAATCCTGCTGAAGGCGGTTGACTCCGGCAGTCAGGCTGTCCCGGGAAAGGAAGGCGGATTGCAGAATCAGGCCGAACCGGTCCGCGCTGTCCTGGAAGCAGCCTGCTAATTCGCAAGGGAAGTAATCCTTCAAATGCTGCTGAAGAAGCGCTGCGGCAGAGGGGGGATCGATAAGAATGCCCAACAATTCCGCATCTGTGGGTATATTCATCAAATTGGCTGCCATCAGCTGGATATCCTCATCATCCTCCCCCTGAATCAGGCGGTTGATCAGATTGCCGACAATCATGGCCTGTTTCTTCTGACGCTCCAGATTGGAAGCGATTTCATTATGAATCATCAAACTGATCCTGCTTAGCAGGGCTTCGATCTCCTCATCATCGATCGGCTTCAGCAAATATTGATCTACCCGCTGGCGCAGAGCAGTTCTTGCATATTGGAAATCGTCATAACCGCTTAATATTACAAACCTGGGCGGCTTAACCATGGATTGATTCAGCCTGGTAATTAGCTCAAGACCGTTAAAGACCGGGATATGAATATCCGTTAGCACAAGATCCGGCTTAAGCCTCTCGGCCATCCGCAGTGCATCCGGGCCGTTAAGAGCTTCCCCGCACACTTCAAATCCAAATCTTTCCCAGTCCACCATCGTCCGCAGCCCTTCAAGTACCCAGGGCTCATCATCAACAATCAGGACTTTCAACATGTGCCATGCACCTCCATGTTCAAATTTGCAAAGAGATGTCTGCAAAATAACTATAGACCATGCTAACATAGATTTGTGAAAACATGGAAGAAGAAGTGTGTAAAAAGAAGAAACCGGTCAGCTGTCCGGATAACTGCACCCCCTCTAAAAATAATTAAATCACTTCCGGTTCAAAGTCATATAATGTAACATAAGTCATTTACTTTGCAGATTTTTCTTCTATAATGATGTTTAAGTTACGTTAAAAATTACTCTTTTCGCATACACCCAACCTTTTATGTTATATTTCATTACGCAATTAACCTTGCTACAGGGAAGTGAATTTCTTGACGGTCACCTTGCTTCTCTCATCCAATGAATACAAGAAGAAATTATCCCGCTGCTACAATGAGGTTCATAAGGAGCTGTACGGAGTCGGCGTGACCCAGCTAAAGATTGAGGCTGTGAACGAGACAATGATTATGTTCCTGGTGAAGCATCAGCGGGTCGCAGCCCTTCGCGCACTGGAAGATCATTATCCCGAGCTGAAGCAGTCCGTAGACGCCGCGCTGCATCAGGAATTCAAGCGGAGAATCCAGAAGAAGCTTACCGAAGACCTGGAACTGCCAGCCGCAGGCGTGCTCAGGGACTACGATCCCCAGACGGCTTGGGCCTGCACAGTCATTATTTGTGATTCCGGTCCAGATCAATGATGCGGGATTTATCCCGCGGATTTACAGCAGCCGGTATCCATTGATTGTTATTCCGATAATTCAAAATACCAGGCTTCATCTCGATTCATCCTGATGAGCCGAAATTCCCTTAAGGTTCGCCCTATATCTGTTTACAGATTGCAGGAAGCCGTTGATTAGAGACCCTCTCTATTTCAGCGGCTTCTTTTTGTTATATACATCTGACCTCCAAGGCTTCGCAGCAATGCAGCCCTTGGTCAAAGGAGATTCCGTACATGAGAATTGTAGTAGCCATTACAGGAGCCAGCGGCTCAATTTACGGGTATTCCCTGATCCGCAGCCTGCACCAGCTTGGCATCGAAACCTATATCATCGCTACCGGGGCCGGTGCGAACGTGATGAAATATGAATGCGGCATAGAGATGCAGGAGCTTGCGCAGTACGGGACCATCCTGCCAAATTCCGATCTGTTCGCTCCCGTTGCCAGCGGATCCTTCAAAACGGACGGAATGGTGATTGTCCCCTGCTCAATGAATACACTTGGAGCTATTGCGAACGGCATGGGCGATACCCTCCTCAACCGTGCAGCCAGCGTGATGCTGAAGGAGCGGCGGCGGCTGGTCATTGTGCCCCGCGAAACACCGCTGCATCTGATTCATCTGGAGAATATGCTCCGTCTTGCCCGGGCAGGTGCCGATATTATGCCGGCCTCCCCCGGCTTCTATAACCATCCAACCGAAATATGGGAGCTGGTGAATTTCATGAATGCCCGGGTACTTGATGCATTCGGTATTGAACATCAGTTAATGAAGAGATGGGGTGAGGGTTAAATGGCTGCAGTTAATATCAGACAATTGCTGAACCACTGGGAGAGCAGCGGCCAGCTGCTGCACATCCGCAGGGAGGTTGACCCCCGCTTTGAGCTTGGGGCCGTTGTGAAGGCTGTAAAGGGTAAGCAGCCATTGCTGTTCGAACAGGTAAAAGGTTATCCCGACCCGATGACCGTCGGTCTTGGCGGCTCTAAGGAGCTGATCGCAGACAGCATGGACATGACTCCAGCCGAGCTGCTGCCAAGGCTGGTCGCCGCCATCGTCTCGCCTACGCCAACCCGGCTGGTGGAGCAGGCACCGGTGCACGAGAAGGTTATCACCAGCCGGATCCGCCTGAAGGAGCTGTTTCCGGTATGCACGTACCACGCGGAGGACAGCGGCGCTTATTATGTCTCCGGTGTGATGGTCGTCAAAGGCGAAGACGGGCGCAAGCGCTATACCTCCATCCGGCGCATGCAGCTGCTGGAGGGGAACCGGACCGGTATTCTGATCTCCTCCCCCGAGCTGTTCCAGCAGTACAAAGAATTCGAAGACCGCGGAGAGCCGATGGAAGCGGCGTTCATGTTCGGGGTTGTGCCGGCGGTCGTGCTGGCCTCGCAGATCAGCACCCACTTATTCCATACGGATAAGCTGGAGGTGGCTTCTTCCCTGCTCCATCAGCCGCTCGAAGTCGTCCAGTGCAAAACGGTTGACCTTGAAGTGCTGGCAGAGGCGGAGGTTGTGTTCGAGGGGCGGATACTCCCCGGTGTCCGCGAGCCGGAGGGTCCGTTTGGAGAACTGGGCGGCTATTACGGCCCGCGCACAGAGCAGCCGGTGGTCGAAATCTCTGCCGTCACCCACCGGAACCAGCCCATATGGCAAACCATCCTTCCGGCCAGCTACGAGGAGAAGCTGCCGATGGCCATCTCCCGCGAGATTGCCCTGCTCGGCTCCGTCCGCCAGGTTGTTCCTGGAGTGAAGGATGTCCATATTACGATGGGCGGGGTCGGCCGCTATCATGCGGTCATCCAGATCCGCAAAGTCCAGGAAGGTGACGGAAAAACGGCGCTGCTGGCTGCTTTTGCCGGTGACAAAGACCTCAAGCATGCTGTAGTTGTCGATGAGGATGTCAATCTGCTCGACCCGCTGGATGTGGAATGGGCCATTGCCACCCGAGTGCAGGCTGATCTCGATCTGTTCATCGTCCCGGGCGCCAAAGGTTCACCGCTGGAACCGTCACATAATTTGCGCGGGGTATCTGCCAAAATGGGCATCGACGCCACCTGCCCGCTCGCACATAAAGAGCAGTACCGGAGGACACATATTCCGGGACAGGATGAGATCCGGCTGGCCGACTATATATAGCTTAAACGTCCTTATGAAGGATAGGCTCACAAAACTTAAGCCTATGCTTCCGATGAGAGTTTTGTACGAGGCGAACTCTGTGAAGATGGCTCACAAAACTTTAGCCTATGCTTCCGAAGTGAGTTTTGTACGATGCGAACTCTGTGAAGATGGGCTCACAAAACTTTCAGGAGGTGCATGATGCAAGCGATCGGCTTAATTGAAACACGCGGCCTGACCCCGGCGCTGGAAGCGCTGGATGCTATGTGCAAGGCGGCGAATGTCAGGCTGGCCAGCTTCAAACGGGTTGGCTCAGGACTGGTGACAGTGATCGTCGAGGGCGATGTCGCCTCTGTGGCCGCAGCCGTCGAAGCCGGTGCAGCCGCTTATCAGAAGACCGGCGGGCAGCTGGTGGCATCAAATGTCATCCCGCGTCCGCATCCCGATCTCGCCAGGATGCTCCTCTAAGCTTCCTGCCGGAATAAAGTCATCAAGGAGGTGAATGACCTTGTCCAGTTTTATGAAGGACGTTGTTTCTGAAGTACTGCAAAGAAATCGCACCGCCGCTCCGGGGATAGCGGCCCCTGCTCCTTCCTGCACGGTAAGCAGCCGGGAGAACTGCCCGCACACCTGTGCTCAGCCGGGGCATTGCTCCAAGCCCGAGCTACCGCTTCAGCGCACCAATTACCAGAAAGAGCAGACTGCCAGGAGGCTGGCCGTTCTGGCCGGGCTCCCTTCACCGGCACAGGCTCCTGCCGGCAGGCAGCCGGATTCCCTTGCAGCTGCCAGGGTAATGCAGCCGGCAAAACAGCCGACAGCGGATGCTGTCCCCGGCCGGGACATGGCCGGACAATACCTGTCTCCACTGCTTCTGCGCACTTTGTCTCCGCTGGAGCAGAAGGATAACAGCCCCTTGGGGAACTCCACCCAGCCGCGGATCACCCCGGAGCCGCAGGACATACTTGCGCCGGTCCGCCTCCCGGCAGCAGGCGGGCTGGAGGTCTGGCTGTTCCCCCGCATCCGCGATGACCTCCGCCCGCTGCTTGGCAGCTCCAGCCGCAATTACAGCTCTGCCGGGGTTATCAGCGCAGCTGCTTGCCACCCGGGCCAGCTGTTCGCCGCCGAAGAGCTGCTCTCCGGCGAGCCTGAGCTGGAATCGGACATCTGCTGGAGCAACGACGGTGGCGGGTTTGAGCTTAAGCTGTTCGGCAAGGATCAGCATAAGGTGGCAGCCAAGCTGGAGGAGCTCACCGCATATATGCAGGCCGGAGCAGCTTCTCCTGTCCGGATATGGATCAGCCTGCAGCCCGCCCGGCTGCTGCGGCGGTATTTCGGCGGCGGACAGCAGGAGGCCATTGCAGTAGTAGCCGGTACTTCCCGCTGGAACAGCATCGGCATCGCAGAACAGTGGCTGCAGCGCCATCCTTCGTCCGGGCTGCACCTCCGCACGGAGCACGGTTACAGCATTATAAGCGGAGCTGCCGAACAGATGGCAGCGGCAGCTCCCGGGTTAGCAAACCTGGCTGAGACATGTAGATGATTACAATTACCGCTGAACAACGAATGAATTCATTAAGGAGGCTTCCTTCATGCAAGCACTGGGTTTAATCGAGACGCTGGGCTTTACCACCGCCGTCTCCGCGGCGGATGCCGCGCTCAAAGCAGCGGATGTGCAGCTGGTTGCCGTCGAGAAGGTCATCGGCGTCGGCGGTTCACTGGGCGTCACCCTGCATTTCAGCGGCGATGTTGCTGCCGTAACCTCATCCGTTGAGGCCGGCAAGGCAGAAGCGCAGCGGGTCGGCACCGTGGTCTCCGCCCATGTAATCGCCAAGGCGCATAGCGATGTGACCGGCAAGATACTGGACCATTACCTGTTGCCTGAGAACCGCTCTGAGGCTGGTGCTGATGTCTCCACCCCTCCGCCGCACCAGTCTTATGCAACAACCGCTAAGCCGCCTAAGTCAGCGGACTTAGCCCAAGCATCAGATTCACCGGATTTACCGGATCAGCCAAACTAAACTAATGGAGGTTTTTAAGATGGGAGAATCATTGGGATTAATCGAAACAAAAGGTCTGGTAGGCGCAATCGAAGCAGCTGATGCAATGGTAAAGGCTGCGAATGTAGAAATTTGCGGGTATGAAAAAATCGGCTTCGGTCTCGTAACGGTAATGGTCCGGGGAGATGTGGGTGCGGTAAAAGCAGCGACCGATGCAGGAGCTGCCGCAGCTAAGCGTGTCGGAGAGCTGGTGTCGGTGCATGTCATTCCGCGGCCGCACAGTGAAGTGGAACGCGCGCTATTGTCCAAGGGAATTGAATAATATTCACTATGGATAGCCGGCATAGCGCGGTTGCAGCCAGCGCCCTTCTCGGCCTGGCGTACCGGTCCAGGGAAGAGGAATTGAACAAGGACTTTCCCCGGGTCTTTATTCTGCTGGCCGGTCACTTTATTGGCATGGAGGAAGGGTATTCCGCAATAAAGCAGCTTGACCGGACCCGGACACGGCTACGGCTGGCGGGGGATGAACAGCTGCTCCGTGATATTACAGTTCAGGAGCTGGCTGCTGCAACAGGGGTTGACGATATTACTGCAACTGCTGCTCTCCGCTCTTGTTCAACGGAGGATGCCGATATTCTGTTTATTCCGGTCCTATCTTTGTCTCTGTTGTCCCGGTTAGCCCAGCTGGATGCCGGTGATCCTTTTGTGGAGCTGATTGTGCGGTTCCTCTGTGCCGGCAAACCCGTGGGGACACTGACGCTTGGGGCGAATCCGGGGCATTACCGCTGGGGGGAGCAAGGAATGTTTCAGGCCCCTCCCCGGCTGAAGGACGAACTGCAGCATAAGCTTGCAGCCATTGAAGATTTCGGCATTACGCTGCTTGAACCGGATCAGGTGAAACACTGGTTCTCTTCCGCCCAGACAAAATCGGGCAAACAGGTACTAACCGCGGGGGATATTCAGGCCGCACTAAGAATGTGCACCACGTCCATCCGCCTGGCCGCTCCGGCGGTGATCACTCCGCTTGCCGTGGATCTGGCCAGGCAGCATGGCATTGAAATTGTATTCTAGACCAAAGAGGTGACAATCACATGAAGCTGGGAATCATTACGGGGCATGTCGTCGCAACGCGCAAAGATGAGAATCTGATCGGTGCCAAGCTGCTGATCATTCAGCCGATCCTGCCTGATGGGGCACCTGCGGGCCAGCCGGTCGTTGCCGTTGATACAGTAGGCGCGGGCATCGGTGAGACGATCATCTACGCGGTGGGCAGCGTGGCTTCAAGAGCAACACAGCATCCGAATGCCCCGGTTGATGCAGCCATTGTCGGGATCGTGGACAGTGTGGATTGCGCCCGGACAGGAGGTGTGTAGCAGATGCTGACAACAGAGATAAGAGATGCGATTCAGCGCCGCCGGATGATTGATGTCCTGCTCTCCGGTGATGCTTATGCCGACCTGGTACTGAAAGGCGGCTATATTATCAACGTAATTACCCGGGAGATTTATCCCGGCGATGTCGCCGTCAAAGGCGAACGGATTCTGCTTGTCGGCCAGGCGGATAAGCTGATCGGCCCCTCGACCATTGTCGAAGACATGAGCGGCAAATTCATCAGCCCCGGTTTTATTGATTCCCATATGCATTTTGAGAGTGCGATGCTGACCGTTACGGAATTCTCGAAGCTGTCCATTCCTACAGGAACAACCACGCTGGTGGCTGATCCGCATGAAATCGGCAACGTGCTGGGGGTCCCCGGCATGAAGGCGATGATTGATGAAGCACGCACGCTGCCAAACCGCGTCCTGTTCACCGTCCCCTGCCTCACCCCCGATGTACCGGGCCTGGAAACTGCCGGGGCGGATATCGGCTCCAAGGATATGCAGGATCTGCTGAAGGATGACTATGTGCAGGGAATCGGCGAGCTGCAGGGCTTCAGCAATGTCCATCCGGTGTACAACAATGCGCCTTATTTAATAGATGATCTGCTTGCTTCCGTCTCTTATGCCAAATCAATCGGCAAAACCATCGAGGGCAACGCCCCCGGTTTGTTTGGCCGGGAGCTGGCAGCCCATATCATTTGTGGCGGCGGCCATGTCTCCTGCCACGAGACCACCACCAAGGAAGAAATGGTGGAGAAGCTGCGCTATGGGGTCAGCGTGTTCATACGCGAAGGCTCCTCGCAGCGGAACATGGCGGAATGCATCCGTGCCATTACTGAAGAAGGGATGGATTCCCGGAGGGCGATCCTCGTCTCCGATGATATGGTCCCGGAGGATCTGCTGAAGCATGGACACATGAACGATATTGTACGCCGCACTATTGCTGTAGGCATCGACCCTGTTGAGGCGATACAGATGGTTACGATCAATCCGGCTACCCATTTCGGCTTCCAGGATATCGGACTGCTGGCCCCCGGGGCCAAGGCCGATATCGCTGTCATCAGCGATCTGGCACAGATGACGGTATCGCAAGTGTATATCAGCGGAGTCAAGGTGGCCCAGGACGGCGAATTGACCCGTGACATCCCATCCTATACTTATCCCGCTTCCGTGAAGAAATCAGTCAAGCGGAAGCCCGTCAAGCTGGAGGATCTTCACCTCTCCTCAGGCGGGGCACATGGCAGCGTTCAGGTCCGCGCTATTGAGGTCATTCCCGACCAGAATCTGACCGGAGCGGGGATCTTCACCGCTGCCGTCAAGGACGGCGTCGTGCAGCCTTCGGTAGAGAATGACCTCCTGCCCCTGCTCGTTGTCGAGCGGCATGGCCGCAGCGGCAAGATCGGCAAAACCTTCGTCCGCGGCATGAAGCTGAAGGCCGGCGCCATCGCCGAAAGTGTGGCCCATGATACCCACAACATCATTGTCACCGGCACCAATTATGCCGACATGGTGACAGCGGTCAACCGGGTGATTGCCATGGACGGCGGGATCGCCATGATTGAAGGCGGCAAGGTGGTTGGTGATCTGCCGCTGCGCATCGGCGGTCTGATGACCGACGAGCTGACCGGCAAAGAGATGAGCGCAAGAATCACCGAGCTGCACCGTCTGGCCCGTGAGGAACTGGGCTGCACCCTGCATGTGCCGTTTATGCACCTGTCCTTCCTCTCGCTCGTCACCAGCCCGGCCTGGAAAATTACCGACATCGGCCTGATCGATGCCGATGCCTTTACCGTACTGCCGGCGCTGGTCTGATCATCACTATTTTATCAAAGGAGGCTGCTGCACTTGGGTATTCAGGTAGTCGATCTGTCCCAGGAAATCTATCAGGGGATGCCGGTGTTCCCGCCGCATCAGAAGACGATGATCTTCCCCAATATGAGCCATGAGGAGAGCCGGCAAAAGCTTGGCTTCGAATTCGCTACGAATAACCTGCTTATTAACGAGCATGGTCCGACCCATAGCGATGCTATTTATGAATATGACCCGCAAGGGGCGACGATTGACGAGATGCCGCTGGAGTATTTTTACGGGCCGGCCGTCTGTCTTGACCTCTCTCATATCTCACCCGATGACTATATTACCCGCAGGGATTTGGAGCTGGCCCTGGACAAAGGGTTTCTTCATCTCGACAAAGGAGACATCGTGCTGCTCTACACCGGTCATTATAACCGTGCTTACGGCACGGACGAATGGCTGACCCGCTACACCGGACTGGATTACGGAGCAGCTGAATGGCTGGCCCGGCAGGGTGTCGTTAATATCGGCATCGACGCGCCTTCCATCGACAACCCGCTGGATACCACCTTTGCCGGGCATCTAATCTGCCGTGAGTACAAGCTGACCAATACCGAGAATCTCTGCAATCTGGACCAAATCGCGCAGAAGCGGTTCCTCTACTTCGGGCTCCCGCTCAAAATCCGCAAAGGCACCGGCTCTCCCATCCGGGCCGTCGCAGTTTTCATAGAATAAAATATTAAGCAGGTGAAGGACATGAGAAACGGAACTCTGATCGAGGAAATTATCGTACCGGCATACGAAGGCAGAAGCGCTCTGGTGCGCAAAGGCCAGACACTGTATATCATAGACGTGGAGGGCAAGCAGGTCGGCGATTTCGTCTGCTTTAATGCCGGTAACCCTGACGAGCATGTCTCCCCTGTGCATATGCGGGCTTCACTCAGCAGCATCCGCCTTAAACCCGGCGACGGCCTCTACAGCAACTACCGGCAGCCGCTGATGCAGCTGACCCATGATACGGTCGGACGGCATGACTTCTTTTTCCCGGCCTGTGATTATTACCGCTACAAGGTTGATTTCGGACTGGAGCAGCACCCGAACTGCCACGATAATCTGCAGAGGGCATTGCAGAAATACAACCTTGGAGACCAGGAGCTGCCCGATCCGATCAACTGGTTCATGAATAATGCACTCGATGATAACCTCGACTATGTCATTGAAGAACCGCTCTCGAAGCCCGGTGATTATGTCGCTCTCCTGGCACTGACGGACGTGATTGTCGCCCTCTCCTCCTGCTCGCAGGACCTCGCTCCCGTCAACGGGTTCAAGGTCACTCCGCTGCTGATGCAGATTACCGGTTAGGCTGTTTTGTACACTGATATCCGATTTGTTCACACCCCCTGAATTCCATTTTGTTCACTGCTGTCAGCTTGCTGCACTGTTCTGTTCACCCCTATGAAGTTTATAATCATACTGTGAACAATACAGAGAGGCCTTGACGCCAGTGCGCATTATGAA encodes:
- a CDS encoding sensor histidine kinase yields the protein MQKKRFRFTNIVNDIPLNSKFILIYIVGVLLPIMVINLVFLERITDLIKSREQQNLEISLERARKDIHDFIEGGVAVNYTLSTDKNLYEMLDRNYKDLIDFYGAFDEQLRDRLNSYMPVNNQIERINVFTNNRSIVSGGNYHIMDQKVLTSEWYQQAESSSNRVVVTAYRTSENDNTSSSTPTLSVIGWMDNYRSFTKYGKLLKIDLDLSEVYNVIIREKDYLSLYLVNEQDQIVMSEDSGYQLVTDEPYPLFKQQENNQQELHVLPLGSANYLRGWRIIGITQGERITQAILDIRLYAAVLATTVTLLTSAFIYVMLRSYNYRVKRLSRHMQKVTNEKFELIRIDEGRDEIGGLIHNFNRMTSRINSLINDVYKLEIQSKNLEMERVRAELNFLQSQMNPHFLFNTLNAILVVCTKNKYDDVTDIIKSLSKLLRRLLRWKEDLVSLQEEMQFIEMYLKIEKFRFRDKFDYQFEIEEQALEYKIPKLSMQPLVENSCKHGLQTIEGLGIIKVRAAALEDRLQITVSDNGKGIEAAQLKDLLHNIRTEDSSGLNIGMRNVYRRLELYYADQVTFEIISVPGEGTAVSFGIPLKLLEKTHPMGGGGVL
- a CDS encoding response regulator: MLKVLIVDDEPWVLEGLRTMVDWERFGFEVCGEALNGPDALRMAERLKPDLVLTDIHIPVFNGLELITRLNQSMVKPPRFVILSGYDDFQYARTALRQRVDQYLLKPIDDEEIEALLSRISLMIHNEIASNLERQKKQAMIVGNLINRLIQGEDDEDIQLMAANLMNIPTDAELLGILIDPPSAAALLQQHLKDYFPCELAGCFQDSADRFGLILQSAFLSRDSLTAGVNRLQQDLAEQLQEPVAVMVSERMSGALSLKDIYLQTLEMWKLKYRREKGGVFFNSDFRNSSKELSIDQETFTELLEKVKAGDIQAIEPCVRDIFMFYTQHLFSVEAVQAGIAHLEMTLCRLITERNGETAGMMNQHHEEFGNLGELGDYFRLGSYVSGLCRRAAVYLAELQEANEGNTIYNVIQYVDLEFRNKLQLQELARQFHMNSAYLGQVFRKETGRSFCEYLNHKRIEAAKGLLKRTELKISDVAAQVGFSNTDYFIDKFKRIVGVLPSVYKNSNNCKQR
- a CDS encoding DUF2294 domain-containing protein — protein: MTVTLLLSSNEYKKKLSRCYNEVHKELYGVGVTQLKIEAVNETMIMFLVKHQRVAALRALEDHYPELKQSVDAALHQEFKRRIQKKLTEDLELPAAGVLRDYDPQTAWACTVIICDSGPDQ
- a CDS encoding UbiX family flavin prenyltransferase codes for the protein MRIVVAITGASGSIYGYSLIRSLHQLGIETYIIATGAGANVMKYECGIEMQELAQYGTILPNSDLFAPVASGSFKTDGMVIVPCSMNTLGAIANGMGDTLLNRAASVMLKERRRLVIVPRETPLHLIHLENMLRLARAGADIMPASPGFYNHPTEIWELVNFMNARVLDAFGIEHQLMKRWGEG
- a CDS encoding UbiD family decarboxylase, which codes for MAAVNIRQLLNHWESSGQLLHIRREVDPRFELGAVVKAVKGKQPLLFEQVKGYPDPMTVGLGGSKELIADSMDMTPAELLPRLVAAIVSPTPTRLVEQAPVHEKVITSRIRLKELFPVCTYHAEDSGAYYVSGVMVVKGEDGRKRYTSIRRMQLLEGNRTGILISSPELFQQYKEFEDRGEPMEAAFMFGVVPAVVLASQISTHLFHTDKLEVASSLLHQPLEVVQCKTVDLEVLAEAEVVFEGRILPGVREPEGPFGELGGYYGPRTEQPVVEISAVTHRNQPIWQTILPASYEEKLPMAISREIALLGSVRQVVPGVKDVHITMGGVGRYHAVIQIRKVQEGDGKTALLAAFAGDKDLKHAVVVDEDVNLLDPLDVEWAIATRVQADLDLFIVPGAKGSPLEPSHNLRGVSAKMGIDATCPLAHKEQYRRTHIPGQDEIRLADYI
- a CDS encoding BMC domain-containing protein, whose translation is MMQAIGLIETRGLTPALEALDAMCKAANVRLASFKRVGSGLVTVIVEGDVASVAAAVEAGAAAYQKTGGQLVASNVIPRPHPDLARMLL
- a CDS encoding BMC domain-containing protein, which translates into the protein MQALGLIETLGFTTAVSAADAALKAADVQLVAVEKVIGVGGSLGVTLHFSGDVAAVTSSVEAGKAEAQRVGTVVSAHVIAKAHSDVTGKILDHYLLPENRSEAGADVSTPPPHQSYATTAKPPKSADLAQASDSPDLPDQPN
- a CDS encoding BMC domain-containing protein — encoded protein: MGESLGLIETKGLVGAIEAADAMVKAANVEICGYEKIGFGLVTVMVRGDVGAVKAATDAGAAAAKRVGELVSVHVIPRPHSEVERALLSKGIE
- a CDS encoding EutN/CcmL family microcompartment protein, encoding MKLGIITGHVVATRKDENLIGAKLLIIQPILPDGAPAGQPVVAVDTVGAGIGETIIYAVGSVASRATQHPNAPVDAAIVGIVDSVDCARTGGV